In the genome of Streptomyces sp. 846.5, the window CATGGCTCCCACCCTAATGGGCGCTGGTCGGGCGCTTGAGGTGCGCCTGGGTGATGCGATTGCGCAGCCGGCCGATCCCCTCGATCCGCGCCTCGACGGTCGATCCGCCGACCAGGTGCCGCGGGGGTGTGCGGGCGTGGCCGACGCCGCCCGGAGTGCCGGTGGCGATGATGTCGCCGGGGTTGAGCCGCACGACCGTGGAGACGTACTCGACCAGGGCGACCGGGTCGAACAGCAGGTCGGCCGTGGAGTCGTCCTGCATGACCTCGCCGTCCACCTCCAGCCGGATGCCGAGGGCGGGACGGACCCCGCCGGGCAGTTCGTCCGGGGTGACCAGCCAAGGGCCCACCGGGGTGCAGGAGTCCCAGGCCTTTCCCTGGAGCCACTGTCCGGTGCGGTACTGCCAGTCCCGGGCGGTGACGTCGTTGAGCACGGTGAAGCCCGCGATGGCCTGCTCGGCCTGGGTACCGACGGCCCTTCTGACGGGTTTTCCGATGACCAGGGCGAGTTCGGCCTCCCAGTCGAACGCGTGGCTCTCCTCCGGCTTGAC includes:
- a CDS encoding fumarylacetoacetate hydrolase family protein; amino-acid sequence: MKFATLRVPTADGEPATRAVRLDGDRFVDLGDADLGAFLARPDWRTRAEAVRAGTDPATPSYPAAGAEFAPLVPRPSKIVCVGLNYRSHILEMGRELPQYPTLFAKFADSLAGAEDEIVKPEESHAFDWEAELALVIGKPVRRAVGTQAEQAIAGFTVLNDVTARDWQYRTGQWLQGKAWDSCTPVGPWLVTPDELPGGVRPALGIRLEVDGEVMQDDSTADLLFDPVALVEYVSTVVRLNPGDIIATGTPGGVGHARTPPRHLVGGSTVEARIEGIGRLRNRITQAHLKRPTSAH